The DNA sequence ATTCGACTTTTTTGCACAAATTCCAGAAGGAACACATATGCTCACATGGGTGTTTTCTAACTATGGGATCCCAGCCAATTACCGCGAAATGCAAGGAAATGGTGTACATGCCTTCAAATGGGTTAATGAAAAGAAAGAAGTTACGTATGTTAAATACAAATGGGTAAGCAAGCAAGGCGAGCGCAATCTCACGCAAGATCAAGCAGACAGCATACAGTCTAAAAATATAGAACATGCTACTGCGGATCTGTACACCGCCATCGAAGAGGGTAATTATCCTAAATGGGATCTCTACGTACAAATGCTAAAAGAGAATGAATTCGAACAACTGAATTTTAATCCTTTGGATGCTACTAAGATCTGGCCAGAAGATAAAATACCTCCTGTACTAGTTGGTACGATGACACTAAATGCCAATCCTACTAATTACTTTCAACAGGTGGAACAATCCGCGTTTTCTCCTGGCACTTTAGTTCCTGGAATTGAACCTTCTGAAGACAAACTATTGCAAGGCCGTTTATTTTCTTATTTCGACACACAAAGGCACCGCATTGGGGGAAATTTCCAGCAATTACCGGTAAATGCTTCAAAAGCCCCTGTGAAAACTTACAATCAAAATGGTTACATGTCGACTCGTGAGCAGGAAGGTGAAGTAAATTACCAACCCGCAAACAGCCAACCTTCAGTGGCCGATAACAGCAAATTCAAATACTCGCAAAAGCCCCTAGGTAACGCTAGTACGACTCAGCAAAAGATTCCAGTAACTGATGATTTCACACAGGCAGGAGCACTTTATCGTTCCTTTTCTTCAGAGGATCAAGATCACCTGATCAAAAATCTATCAGACGCTTTGCGCGATGTGAAAGACCCGAAAGTGGTTGCTATTATGATTTCCTACTTCTACCGCGCAGACCGCGATTACGGAATGAGGCTCGCTCAAGCACTAAATCTGAGCAGGGAGAGTTTGGAAAAACACCTACAATAACAACAAGTTTATTTATCACACATCATAAAGGGCAGTATATCTGCCCTTTACACCCTTAAAAATATGACAAAATACATATGGCTCATCGTTGTTTTGTTTGCTTTGGCAAAACAGAC is a window from the Sphingobacterium sp. lm-10 genome containing:
- a CDS encoding catalase codes for the protein MINRKNIVSAATAVLLASCLSAQVITTNTGTPVGDNQSSKTAGVNGPTLLEDIHLIEKLAAFDRERIPERVVHARGAGAFGEFIAANDFSDITSAEFLSKGGKATPVMVRFSTVIHQQGSPETYRDPRGFSVKFYTEQGNYDLVGNNLPVFFIRDAMKFPDMVNAFKPSPVTNKASDPNRVFDFFAQIPEGTHMLTWVFSNYGIPANYREMQGNGVHAFKWVNEKKEVTYVKYKWVSKQGERNLTQDQADSIQSKNIEHATADLYTAIEEGNYPKWDLYVQMLKENEFEQLNFNPLDATKIWPEDKIPPVLVGTMTLNANPTNYFQQVEQSAFSPGTLVPGIEPSEDKLLQGRLFSYFDTQRHRIGGNFQQLPVNASKAPVKTYNQNGYMSTREQEGEVNYQPANSQPSVADNSKFKYSQKPLGNASTTQQKIPVTDDFTQAGALYRSFSSEDQDHLIKNLSDALRDVKDPKVVAIMISYFYRADRDYGMRLAQALNLSRESLEKHLQ